TTACGCACATGAATGGCTTGATTATCTTCGGCAGCGCAACGTGCGCCTTGACATTGCGGACCGTTAAACAAACCGTCTTGTGTTGTAAAGCTATTATCGTTATTAAAATCTAAGAATACTTCACCCGCATCATATTGATTATCTTCATCATCATCACGCCATGCTTCACTCATATCAACAAAGCCAGAGGCTTGAGCCACCTGACGGCCACGACCTGAAGATACAGTCGAGTTAACAATGGCAGTACCGTCATTGTCGTCAAAGGTATTATTACCGTTAGTGTCAAAGAAGGTTTCGTGGCCAAGCGCCGTCGCTAAAATGGTAATACGGTGATCAGGTACACGTGGCTCTGCACTAGTCCAAGTAACTGAACAAGCGCCGTTAGTTGTAATACAGCTTGGCTCAATGGCACCGCCTTCGGTGGTAAAGTTGACGGTTGTACCGTCTGGTACTGGGTTATTAAAGTTGTCAGCTAAGCGGGCAGTAATTTGCGCTTCAACACCGCTGATGTCGCCAGCTTCTGGATTGGAAATATCAGTCGATAACGTCACCGAACGTTGTTCAGGTAAACCCGTATTCACTGACAATAAATCTGACTGGGTTTGTACCTCAATCGTTTCATTGCTGACGTTCATGGTCGACTTAGCAGTAACGCGAACGGCAGTTGGTACAGTACCTGCGGTAACTTTAACAGTCACAATACCTTGGCTGTTAGTAAGACCAGATGTTGGGCTTAGCGTCATGCCACCTACTTGAGTACTTAAACTAAAGTCCACAGCTTGTTGCGCTAGCGGGTTACCTAAGGCACTGCGCACAGTAAAGGTTAAAGTAGAAGTTTCTTGTTGGCCTTGGCCACCTGTACCTTTTAAGACGATAGAGGTTGGCTCTGCAGAGGTAAACTCAATTGAACCAAGCTGTTCGCCAGCGATACTCACTGTGCTCGAAGCAATGCTAGTAACGCCGTTAACGGTAATTGATGCAACGATAGCATCATCAATACCTGAGCTGCCTGCACAGCTTAAGTCTTCAAAGGTCGCATTGGCACTTCCTTTGATAGTAAACACTGATTCATCAACAGTAGCGTCACCACTTTGCACACAGTTCGAAGAAAAGCTTACTGGTGTTGGTGTATTAATACGGTTACCTTCGCTATCTACTAAATCAACAGTTAAACCTAATGTCCCGCCTGCACTGATGGTGTCTGAGCCTAATAGAACCTCACCTTCGTTAAAGGTTCCGCTAGCATCAATATGACCAATGCGAATACCTTCATCGACAATAACAGCGTCAGCAGCAATGATTTCGTAGTTAAATTGACTAGGTGTTACTTCGCTATCTTCACCAAGTGACGCAACCACAACGCCAGCGCCTATTTGACCGTCGCTTACCAGCGTAACCTTAGCTTCACCTTGGCTATTCGTCAGTGCCGT
The nucleotide sequence above comes from Thalassotalea euphylliae. Encoded proteins:
- a CDS encoding Ig-like domain-containing protein codes for the protein MKKYFTALLFASLSLLVGCNGSSGDNPTASESQTVNSITLAILNASGQSQQSFQANDEVQLLATVLDSNGQIIAGRSVSFETTIGSLAVSSRLTNEQGQASVTVTNIELAAGAGTATATIGELTASDDFEFLQATAVQAPSLASQLLVDGQVTSQFKADQQAQIIARLTTNANQPIVNEIVTFTADIGTLNTTTALTNSQGEAKVTLVSDGQIGAGVVVASLGEDSEVTPSQFNYEIIAADAVIVDEGIRIGHIDASGTFNEGEVLLGSDTISAGGTLGLTVDLVDSEGNRINTPTPVSFSSNCVQSGDATVDESVFTIKGSANATFEDLSCAGSSGIDDAIVASITVNGVTSIASSTVSIAGEQLGSIEFTSAEPTSIVLKGTGGQGQQETSTLTFTVRSALGNPLAQQAVDFSLSTQVGGMTLSPTSGLTNSQGIVTVKVTAGTVPTAVRVTAKSTMNVSNETIEVQTQSDLLSVNTGLPEQRSVTLSTDISNPEAGDISGVEAQITARLADNFNNPVPDGTTVNFTTEGGAIEPSCITTNGACSVTWTSAEPRVPDHRITILATALGHETFFDTNGNNTFDDNDGTAIVNSTVSSGRGRQVAQASGFVDMSEAWRDDDEDNQYDAGEVFLDFNNDNSFTTQDGLFNGPQCQGARCAAEDNQAIHVRKAIVMVMASSSASFTLSDGAGDTFRSNITNIRQNVPSISDGSSQRFELFVSDTALQAMPRDTQVTVTSTAGELFGQTEFTFDDRLSAVTLEFLISNPAGGEPQTGVLEVTITAPSGTTTSMSPLTINLN